The following proteins come from a genomic window of Micavibrio aeruginosavorus EPB:
- the rnc gene encoding ribonuclease III, protein MPMAGAPDMDQAMNDLQDRLNHRFSNPDLLRAALTHSSTGAAVNYERLEFLGDRVMGLVLARFLFDIFPHENEGDLARRHAALVSGSTLARVAKDIDLGKALHLSHSERAAGGADNDNILSDVIEAMIGALYLDAGLDPCMAAIQSLWGDLLKADLTPPRDPKTALQEWAQGQGHPLPRYTMIERSGPDHAPIFTVSVFVEGFDEVAEQGTSRRAAEKAAATRLLNIIEKDNRS, encoded by the coding sequence ATGCCGATGGCGGGCGCACCCGATATGGATCAAGCCATGAACGATCTGCAGGATCGTTTGAACCACCGTTTTTCCAATCCGGATTTATTGCGCGCGGCGCTGACACATTCATCGACCGGGGCGGCGGTGAATTACGAACGTCTGGAATTTCTGGGCGACCGGGTCATGGGCCTCGTGCTGGCGCGGTTTTTGTTTGATATTTTCCCGCATGAAAACGAAGGCGATCTGGCCCGCCGCCACGCGGCTTTGGTGTCGGGATCAACATTGGCGCGTGTGGCGAAGGATATTGATCTGGGCAAGGCTTTGCATTTGTCCCATTCCGAACGCGCCGCCGGTGGGGCGGATAATGACAATATCCTGTCCGATGTGATCGAGGCGATGATCGGGGCCCTGTATCTGGATGCCGGGTTGGACCCGTGCATGGCGGCGATCCAATCGTTGTGGGGTGATTTGTTAAAGGCGGATTTAACCCCGCCCCGCGATCCGAAAACCGCTTTGCAGGAATGGGCACAGGGGCAAGGCCATCCGTTGCCGCGTTATACGATGATTGAACGATCCGGCCCGGATCACGCGCCGATTTTTACCGTGTCGGTCTTTGTCGAAGGGTTCGACGAAGTCGCGGAACAGGGCACATCCCGCCGTGCGGCGGAAAAGGCGGCGGCGACCCGCCTGCTGAACATCATAGAAAAGGATAACCGTTCATGA
- the lepB gene encoding signal peptidase I, with amino-acid sequence MSDQTPADQKADQKSAPKSPPLSASEEWSEFIKTAMIAVVLALLIRTFLYEPFNIPSGSMKPTLEVGDYLFVSKPAYGYSRYSFPFGLAPIGGRVWAKAPERGDVAVFKLPTNPRIDYIKRIVGMPGDTVQVIEGRLYINRQIVPRESVGLKRVDEDGSIVVMTEYLETLPNGVVHSIYEEGDDHPLDNTPEYTVPDGHYFAMGDNRDNSQDSRVMNHVGFIPYENIVGRASFLFFSTNGSASLAEVWKWPGAIRYSRLLMSVEPVKVEAPTSAPAPAPAAVN; translated from the coding sequence ATGAGCGATCAAACGCCCGCTGACCAAAAAGCCGATCAAAAATCAGCGCCGAAATCCCCGCCGCTCAGTGCCAGCGAAGAGTGGAGCGAGTTTATCAAAACCGCGATGATCGCTGTGGTCTTGGCCTTGTTGATCCGCACATTCCTGTATGAACCATTTAACATTCCGTCGGGGTCGATGAAGCCGACATTGGAAGTGGGCGATTATCTGTTTGTCAGCAAACCGGCCTATGGTTATTCCCGCTATTCGTTCCCGTTCGGTCTGGCCCCGATTGGGGGCCGTGTGTGGGCCAAGGCCCCCGAGCGTGGTGACGTCGCCGTGTTTAAACTGCCAACCAATCCGCGCATTGATTATATCAAGCGGATTGTCGGTATGCCGGGCGATACGGTGCAGGTGATCGAAGGTCGCCTGTATATCAATCGCCAGATCGTGCCGCGTGAATCGGTTGGCTTGAAACGCGTCGACGAAGATGGATCGATCGTGGTCATGACCGAATATCTGGAAACGCTGCCCAACGGTGTCGTGCACAGCATTTATGAAGAGGGCGATGATCATCCGTTGGACAACACGCCCGAATACACCGTACCGGATGGGCATTATTTCGCCATGGGCGATAACCGCGACAATTCGCAGGACAGCCGCGTGATGAACCATGTTGGCTTTATCCCGTATGAAAACATTGTTGGCCGTGCGTCGTTCCTGTTCTTCTCCACCAATGGCAGCGCATCGCTGGCCGAGGTGTGGAAATGGCCGGGCGCGATCCGTTACAGCCGTTTGCTGATGTCGGTCGAGCCGGTGAAGGTCGAAGCGCCGACGTCGGCCCCGGCCCCGGCTCCGGCTGCGGTGAATTGA
- the acpS gene encoding holo-ACP synthase: protein MIIGTGSDLIDIRRIEKTLARFGDRFIARCFTEIERAKAESRRGAGTHIATYAKRFAAKEACSKALGTGFADGVFMRDIGVINDSAGRPTLHLTGGAARRLAAMVPAGMRPVIHLTLTDEPPLGMANVMIEAVPDI from the coding sequence ATGATTATTGGCACAGGGTCAGATTTGATCGATATTCGCCGAATTGAAAAAACCCTGGCCCGGTTCGGGGATCGCTTCATTGCACGCTGCTTTACGGAAATTGAGCGCGCCAAGGCCGAATCCCGCCGGGGCGCGGGCACGCATATTGCCACCTACGCCAAGCGGTTTGCGGCCAAGGAGGCCTGTTCCAAGGCGTTGGGCACCGGGTTTGCGGATGGTGTTTTTATGCGGGATATTGGTGTTATCAACGATTCCGCCGGGCGGCCGACCCTGCATTTAACCGGTGGGGCGGCGCGGCGGCTGGCCGCCATGGTGCCTGCGGGCATGCGCCCCGTGATTCACCTGACCCTGACGGATGAGCCGCCCTTGGGCATGGCGAATGTCATGATTGAAGCGGTGCCTGATATTTAA
- a CDS encoding DUF2062 domain-containing protein: protein MLFRRRTKLHPIKRLREMLWPSMGWERTWDYIRHRMFRRSDSSYAITAGLAAGVAVSFSPIMGTHIVQAAGLSLITRANIFAGAIGTLFGNPTTFPMIWWASYQLGAFIIGLFWDVRMVELPDHITFDFLMAHPYKIFMPMMVGGYTLALVSWPLTYMICYWPVKQMQKAYHADRLQKLRDKIMHREHAEQEKDKNAD from the coding sequence ATGCTGTTCCGCCGCCGCACCAAGCTGCATCCCATTAAACGTCTGCGTGAAATGCTCTGGCCATCCATGGGGTGGGAACGGACATGGGATTATATCCGTCATCGCATGTTTCGGCGGTCTGATTCGTCGTATGCGATTACGGCCGGGCTGGCCGCGGGCGTGGCCGTGTCGTTCAGCCCGATCATGGGCACCCATATTGTGCAGGCCGCCGGGCTGTCGCTGATAACGCGCGCGAATATTTTTGCCGGGGCCATCGGGACATTGTTTGGCAATCCGACCACATTCCCGATGATCTGGTGGGCGTCGTACCAGTTGGGCGCGTTTATCATCGGCCTGTTCTGGGATGTGCGCATGGTGGAACTGCCCGACCATATCACCTTCGATTTTTTAATGGCGCATCCTTATAAAATATTTATGCCGATGATGGTGGGCGGTTATACGCTGGCGCTGGTGTCATGGCCGTTGACGTACATGATCTGTTACTGGCCTGTGAAACAGATGCAAAAGGCGTATCATGCGGACCGTTTGCAAAAATTGCGTGACAAAATCATGCACCGCGAACATGCGGAGCAGGAAAAAGATAAAAATGCCGATTAA
- a CDS encoding RelA/SpoT family protein yields MSLSSDLVDQIKTYNPDIDPALIERAIEYARVKHDGQVRASGEPYYTHPVEVAAILADMKMDPATIVTAILHDTLEDTDATMEELKKLFGDDVANMVNGVSKLSRIEGQTVEGKQAENFRKLVLAMSDDIRVLLVKLADRLHNMRTIHHIAKPEKQRRIARETLEIYAPLAERIGIHQIKEELEDRAFGVMNPEARESITNRLSYLRQEGTDMADTIIQALSKTLKDAGINGVVLGREKTRYSIWRKMQRKNVSFEQLSDIMAFRVLVENVEQCYHVLGIIHSQYPTVPGRFKDYISTPKPNGYRSIHTTVIGPENQRIEVQIRTKDMNEEADLGVAAHWAYKGGASKADMKDARQFRWLRELLDLIENEQRPEEFLENTKLELFQDQVFVFTPKGDLMELPNGSTPVDFAYAIHSNVGDRCTGAKINGRIAPLNTKLQNGDQVDIITAKNQTPSPTWERFVATGKARSHIRRFVRQQQRDEYATLGRAMLQKVFQAEGYEYSEKGLAGILNQFRGAEVVDDILAGIGQGNFVARDVFRAIFPSHKATPARKPNEMDVAEAGVTSRKTESSSRPMPIKGLIPGMAVHFARCCHPLPGDRIVGIVTTGKGVTIHTIDCETLENFADTPERWLDVSWGDGPDSPESHIGRIDVTIANVAGALGTISTVIGKNGGNITNLKITNRSLDFWDMILDVYVNDIKHLNNIIAALRATPQIASVQRSRGR; encoded by the coding sequence ATGAGCCTGTCCAGCGATCTGGTCGACCAGATCAAGACCTATAACCCCGATATCGACCCCGCTTTGATCGAGCGGGCCATCGAATATGCGCGTGTGAAGCATGACGGGCAGGTCCGCGCCTCGGGCGAGCCGTATTACACGCACCCGGTTGAGGTTGCGGCGATTCTGGCCGATATGAAAATGGACCCGGCCACGATTGTGACGGCCATTTTGCATGACACGCTGGAAGACACCGATGCGACGATGGAGGAGTTGAAAAAACTCTTCGGCGACGATGTGGCCAACATGGTCAACGGCGTCAGCAAATTGTCCCGGATCGAAGGTCAAACGGTCGAGGGCAAGCAGGCGGAAAACTTCCGCAAGCTGGTTCTGGCCATGTCGGACGATATTCGTGTGCTGTTGGTCAAGCTGGCCGACCGTTTGCACAATATGCGCACCATCCATCACATCGCGAAGCCGGAAAAACAACGCCGCATCGCGCGTGAAACGCTGGAAATTTATGCACCGCTGGCGGAACGGATCGGTATCCACCAGATCAAGGAAGAGCTGGAAGACCGCGCCTTTGGCGTGATGAACCCGGAAGCGCGCGAAAGCATCACCAACCGCCTGTCGTATCTGCGGCAGGAGGGCACGGATATGGCCGACACCATTATCCAGGCTTTGAGCAAGACGTTGAAAGATGCCGGGATTAACGGTGTCGTTCTGGGGCGCGAAAAAACGCGTTATTCCATCTGGCGCAAGATGCAGCGCAAGAACGTATCGTTCGAACAGCTGTCCGACATCATGGCGTTCCGTGTGCTGGTGGAGAATGTGGAGCAATGCTACCACGTGCTGGGCATCATCCACAGCCAGTACCCGACCGTGCCGGGCCGGTTCAAAGACTATATTTCAACGCCGAAGCCCAACGGCTATCGCTCCATCCACACCACGGTGATCGGTCCGGAAAACCAGCGGATCGAGGTGCAGATCCGCACCAAGGACATGAACGAGGAAGCCGATCTGGGTGTGGCCGCGCACTGGGCGTACAAGGGTGGCGCGTCCAAGGCGGATATGAAAGATGCGCGTCAGTTCCGTTGGCTGCGCGAATTGTTGGACCTGATCGAAAACGAACAGCGCCCGGAAGAGTTTCTGGAGAACACCAAGCTGGAATTGTTCCAGGATCAGGTGTTCGTCTTTACGCCCAAGGGCGATTTGATGGAGTTGCCGAACGGGTCCACCCCGGTCGATTTCGCCTATGCCATTCACTCTAACGTGGGGGACCGTTGCACAGGGGCGAAAATCAACGGGCGCATCGCGCCGCTGAACACCAAACTGCAAAACGGGGACCAGGTCGATATTATCACGGCGAAAAACCAGACGCCGTCGCCGACATGGGAACGGTTTGTCGCCACGGGCAAGGCCCGGTCGCATATCCGCCGTTTCGTGCGCCAGCAGCAGCGTGATGAATACGCGACGCTGGGCCGTGCAATGTTGCAGAAAGTGTTCCAGGCCGAAGGCTATGAATATAGCGAAAAAGGTCTGGCCGGTATTTTGAACCAGTTCCGCGGGGCGGAGGTGGTGGACGATATTCTGGCCGGTATTGGTCAGGGCAATTTCGTTGCGCGCGATGTGTTCCGCGCCATTTTCCCCAGCCACAAGGCCACGCCGGCGCGCAAGCCCAATGAAATGGATGTGGCCGAGGCGGGCGTGACCAGCCGCAAGACGGAATCGTCGTCCCGCCCGATGCCGATCAAGGGTTTGATTCCGGGTATGGCGGTGCATTTCGCGCGATGCTGTCACCCGCTGCCGGGCGATCGTATTGTCGGGATCGTGACGACGGGCAAGGGTGTAACCATTCACACGATTGATTGCGAAACGTTGGAAAATTTCGCCGATACGCCGGAACGCTGGCTGGATGTGTCATGGGGTGATGGCCCGGACTCGCCGGAATCGCATATTGGCCGGATTGATGTGACCATTGCCAACGTGGCCGGGGCGCTGGGCACCATTTCCACGGTGATCGGCAAAAATGGCGGGAACATCACCAACCTGAAAATCACAAACCGGTCGCTTGATTTCTGGGACATGATTTTGGATGTCTATGTGAACGACATTAAACACCTGAACAACATCATTGCCGCCCTGCGTGCGACGCCACAAATCGCGTCGGTACAACGGTCGCGCGGGCGATGA
- the rpoZ gene encoding DNA-directed RNA polymerase subunit omega — MARVTVEDCVEKVANRFELVMLAAQRARKIGSGAALTLDRDNDKNPVVALREIAEETVGVEDLKEELIRNNQRVIEMDDSEDIIDQMDGEEEWNALAAQSAAMDLDRDSDDDDDFGDDDGEPSLEDLAGGVPDGDDDL, encoded by the coding sequence ATGGCACGCGTTACCGTAGAAGATTGCGTTGAAAAAGTAGCAAACCGGTTCGAACTGGTCATGCTGGCCGCCCAACGGGCGCGCAAAATCGGCTCCGGCGCGGCTTTGACGCTGGACCGTGACAACGACAAAAACCCGGTTGTCGCCCTGCGCGAAATCGCCGAAGAAACCGTTGGCGTTGAAGATCTGAAAGAAGAACTGATCCGCAACAACCAGCGCGTCATCGAAATGGATGACAGCGAAGACATCATTGACCAGATGGATGGCGAAGAAGAGTGGAATGCTCTGGCCGCCCAATCCGCTGCGATGGATCTGGACCGCGATTCCGATGATGACGATGATTTCGGTGACGACGATGGCGAACCGTCGTTGGAAGATCTGGCCGGCGGCGTTCCGGATGGCGATGACGACCTGTAA
- a CDS encoding LabA-like NYN domain-containing protein gives MRRQKNQIANIPFYPEEKLALFIDGSNLYAAARALEFDIDYRLLLKWAADQGRLVRALYYTALIEDQEYSPIRPLVDWLDYNGYTMVTKPTKEFVDAQGRRKIKGNMDIELAIDMMEMADNVDHIMLFSGDGDFRRLIEAVQRKGVRVTVVSSIKTSPPMVADELRRQADHFLELEMLANAIQRAGGPRTAANAQPNDGSIGGMDDEDEDDNFGNALPPSILGAE, from the coding sequence ATGCGTCGCCAAAAAAATCAGATTGCAAACATCCCCTTCTATCCTGAAGAGAAGCTTGCTTTGTTCATCGACGGGTCGAACCTGTACGCCGCCGCGCGCGCGCTGGAATTCGACATTGATTATCGCCTGCTCCTGAAATGGGCGGCGGATCAGGGCCGCTTGGTTCGTGCACTCTACTACACCGCCCTGATCGAAGATCAGGAATATTCGCCGATCCGCCCGCTGGTCGATTGGCTGGATTATAACGGCTACACCATGGTCACCAAGCCGACGAAGGAATTCGTCGATGCGCAAGGCCGCCGCAAGATCAAAGGCAATATGGATATTGAACTGGCCATCGACATGATGGAAATGGCCGACAATGTCGATCACATCATGCTGTTTTCCGGCGATGGCGATTTCCGCCGCCTGATCGAAGCGGTCCAACGCAAGGGCGTGCGCGTCACCGTTGTGTCCTCGATCAAAACCAGCCCGCCGATGGTGGCCGATGAACTGCGCCGTCAGGCCGACCATTTCCTGGAACTGGAAATGTTGGCCAACGCCATCCAACGCGCTGGCGGCCCGCGCACCGCAGCCAATGCACAGCCGAACGATGGCTCAATCGGCGGCATGGACGATGAGGACGAGGACGACAATTTCGGCAACGCCCTGCCCCCGAGCATTCTGGGCGCCGAATAA
- the accC gene encoding acetyl-CoA carboxylase biotin carboxylase subunit, with translation MFKKILIANRGEIALRIIRACREMGIQTVAVHSTADANAMAVRLADESVCIGPASSRESYLNIPAILTAATVTGAEAIHPGYGFLSENEQFARMVEEHGFVFIGPKPEHIATMGDKVMAKKTVKALGLPVVPGSEGALESVEEGLAFAKEAGYPVLIKAASGGGGKGMKVVRSPEEFQEAYSTARSEAKANFGDDTVYVEKYLEKPRHIEIQVFGDTHGNAIHLGERDCSTQRRHQKLVEEAPSPVLSAEERDQIGSLAAEVIRKMGYRGAGTIEFLYENGQFFFMEMNTRIQVEHPVTEMITGIDLIAEQIRVAAGEPLSVNKDRIHLRGHAIEIRINAEDPDTFMPSPGTITQFHAPGGLGVRFDSAIYGGYRIPPYYDSMVGKLIVHGRNRDECIRRLRRAITETVVEGVKTTLPLQLWITEQPEFTSGEYNIHWLEKKLAER, from the coding sequence ATGTTCAAGAAAATCCTGATTGCGAACCGGGGTGAGATTGCCCTGCGTATCATCCGCGCCTGTCGTGAGATGGGTATTCAGACCGTGGCCGTTCACTCGACCGCTGATGCTAACGCTATGGCTGTGCGTCTGGCGGATGAAAGCGTCTGTATTGGTCCGGCATCGTCCCGCGAAAGCTATCTGAATATTCCGGCGATCTTGACCGCGGCCACCGTGACGGGGGCTGAGGCCATTCACCCGGGTTACGGGTTCCTGTCAGAAAACGAACAATTCGCCCGCATGGTCGAAGAGCACGGATTTGTCTTTATCGGACCGAAGCCGGAACACATTGCCACCATGGGTGACAAGGTGATGGCCAAGAAAACGGTGAAGGCGCTGGGCTTGCCGGTCGTGCCGGGGTCCGAAGGGGCGCTGGAATCGGTTGAGGAAGGTCTGGCCTTTGCCAAGGAAGCGGGTTACCCGGTTCTGATCAAGGCCGCGTCCGGCGGTGGCGGTAAGGGCATGAAAGTGGTCCGCAGCCCGGAAGAGTTCCAGGAAGCCTATTCTACGGCCCGCTCCGAAGCCAAAGCAAACTTTGGCGACGACACCGTTTACGTCGAGAAGTATCTGGAGAAGCCGCGCCACATTGAAATTCAGGTCTTTGGTGATACGCACGGCAACGCCATCCATTTGGGTGAACGCGATTGTTCCACACAACGCCGTCACCAGAAACTGGTCGAAGAAGCCCCGTCCCCGGTGCTGAGCGCGGAAGAGCGTGATCAGATCGGGTCCCTGGCCGCCGAAGTGATCCGCAAAATGGGTTATCGCGGCGCGGGCACAATCGAATTCCTGTATGAAAACGGGCAATTCTTCTTCATGGAAATGAACACCCGGATCCAGGTGGAACACCCGGTCACGGAAATGATCACGGGTATTGACCTGATCGCCGAACAGATTCGTGTGGCCGCGGGCGAACCGCTCAGCGTGAACAAGGACCGCATCCATCTGCGCGGTCACGCCATCGAAATCCGTATCAATGCCGAGGATCCGGACACGTTTATGCCGTCCCCGGGCACGATCACGCAATTCCACGCCCCGGGCGGGTTAGGTGTGCGTTTTGATTCCGCGATTTATGGTGGCTATCGCATCCCGCCATACTATGACTCGATGGTGGGCAAGTTGATCGTGCATGGTCGCAACCGCGATGAGTGCATCCGCCGTCTGCGCCGTGCCATCACCGAAACGGTGGTTGAGGGTGTAAAGACCACATTGCCCCTGCAATTGTGGATCACGGAACAGCCGGAATTCACGTCGGGTGAATACAACATTCACTGGCTGGAGAAAAAACTGGCCGAACGTTAA
- the accB gene encoding acetyl-CoA carboxylase biotin carboxyl carrier protein: MKIDEKAIRKLAELLDETHLTEIEVAEGEQVIRVARGGAVISAGAAMPVSMASDPTIPQAANLSAPSTVAGNHPGAVVSPMVGTAYLQAEPGAPSFVQKGATVKAGDTLLIIEAMKVMNPIKAQKGGVVTQIAIENGQPVEFGDVLMVIE, translated from the coding sequence ATGAAAATTGACGAAAAAGCCATCCGCAAGCTGGCGGAACTTCTGGACGAAACCCACCTGACGGAGATCGAAGTCGCCGAAGGCGAACAGGTTATCCGCGTTGCCCGTGGTGGCGCTGTGATCAGCGCCGGCGCTGCAATGCCGGTCAGCATGGCCTCCGACCCGACCATTCCGCAGGCTGCAAACCTGTCGGCCCCGTCCACGGTTGCTGGCAACCATCCGGGTGCCGTTGTTTCGCCGATGGTGGGCACCGCCTATCTGCAGGCCGAACCGGGCGCACCGTCCTTCGTACAGAAGGGTGCAACGGTGAAAGCCGGTGATACGCTGCTGATCATCGAAGCCATGAAGGTGATGAACCCGATCAAGGCCCAAAAGGGCGGCGTTGTGACGCAAATCGCTATCGAAAACGGCCAGCCGGTTGAATTCGGCGACGTTTTGATGGTCATTGAATAA
- the aroQ gene encoding type II 3-dehydroquinate dehydratase — protein MKKILVLNGPNLNMLGRREPDIYGTTTLADIEALCRAAGAKAGHEIDFRQSNHEGVLVDWIQDAAHDPDLVGVVINAAAYTHTSVAIHDALKILHVPVVEVHLSDPSTREPFRHISYVEPVASAVFKGMGPQGYVIGIEHLLSN, from the coding sequence ATGAAAAAGATTCTGGTCCTCAACGGGCCGAACCTGAACATGCTGGGACGGCGCGAACCGGATATTTACGGCACGACGACATTGGCCGATATCGAAGCACTGTGCCGTGCGGCGGGGGCCAAGGCAGGGCATGAGATTGATTTCCGCCAATCCAATCACGAAGGTGTTCTGGTCGACTGGATTCAGGACGCGGCCCATGACCCGGATTTGGTCGGCGTGGTGATCAATGCGGCGGCCTATACGCATACATCGGTCGCCATTCATGACGCGTTGAAGATTTTGCACGTTCCGGTGGTGGAGGTGCATCTGTCCGATCCGTCGACGCGGGAGCCGTTTCGGCATATTTCCTATGTCGAACCGGTGGCGTCCGCCGTGTTCAAAGGGATGGGTCCGCAGGGCTATGTCATTGGAATTGAACACTTATTGTCAAATTGA
- a CDS encoding copper chaperone PCu(A)C — MKMRSAALTALLLSVVSSAAYADVIVHDAYSFATVSGTKTGAVFLTVGADAADRLIGAETPVTKRAELHTHEDDKGIMKMRKTDGFDVGADTGLTLKPGGHHIMLMDLPEPLVKDQTFPLTLVFEKAGKVETTVLVRAAGDVPADHDHGHDHGDDHAGHAH; from the coding sequence ATGAAAATGCGCTCCGCCGCCCTGACGGCTTTGCTGTTGAGTGTTGTGTCTTCTGCGGCCTATGCCGATGTGATTGTGCATGATGCCTATAGTTTTGCGACCGTATCCGGCACAAAAACCGGCGCGGTGTTTTTGACGGTCGGCGCGGATGCCGCGGATCGTTTGATCGGTGCGGAAACACCGGTGACCAAACGGGCCGAACTGCATACGCATGAAGATGATAAGGGCATCATGAAAATGCGCAAAACCGATGGTTTTGATGTTGGTGCCGATACCGGCCTGACGCTGAAGCCGGGTGGTCATCACATTATGCTGATGGATTTGCCGGAACCGCTGGTGAAGGATCAGACCTTCCCCCTGACGCTGGTGTTTGAAAAAGCGGGCAAGGTGGAAACCACCGTTCTGGTCCGGGCCGCGGGCGATGTTCCGGCGGATCATGACCATGGGCATGATCACGGTGATGATCATGCGGGACACGCACACTAG
- a CDS encoding DsbA family protein codes for MRRILVWGLGGFAILLVFLAASMTMRTLAWKKTQSHITQAVAGQVMHAADQKNPAIRVVALTRYGSCDACAQAHQALALALDDAAAGAADIQVVVQPIPLSDPHNQRLARLALAAGLQDKFAPFHDALMNYDGALTDDVVRTLAVNAGVDFDRLNADMNDPRVNDALSAGRALMDAVKPPALPSFVFNDRLVFAPPKDGVFQSDDFIAFFDHVRKTSQP; via the coding sequence ATGCGACGTATCCTTGTGTGGGGTTTGGGCGGTTTTGCGATCCTGCTGGTCTTTTTGGCGGCGTCCATGACGATGCGAACATTGGCATGGAAGAAAACACAATCCCACATTACCCAGGCCGTCGCCGGTCAGGTGATGCACGCCGCGGATCAAAAAAATCCCGCCATTCGTGTTGTCGCCCTGACCCGGTATGGCAGTTGCGATGCCTGTGCCCAGGCGCATCAGGCCTTGGCGCTGGCCTTGGACGATGCGGCGGCGGGGGCCGCTGATATTCAGGTCGTGGTCCAGCCCATTCCCCTGTCCGATCCGCATAACCAACGCCTGGCCCGACTGGCGCTGGCCGCCGGGTTACAGGATAAATTCGCCCCGTTTCATGATGCGCTGATGAATTATGACGGCGCACTGACCGACGATGTCGTGCGGACCTTGGCGGTGAATGCCGGGGTTGATTTCGATCGGTTGAATGCCGACATGAATGATCCGCGGGTGAATGATGCGCTGTCCGCGGGGCGTGCCTTGATGGATGCGGTCAAGCCGCCAGCATTGCCGTCTTTTGTGTTTAATGACCGTCTGGTTTTTGCGCCACCGAAAGATGGCGTGTTCCAATCGGATGATTTCATCGCCTTCTTTGACCATGTCCGAAAAACGTCCCAACCATAA
- a CDS encoding DsbA family protein translates to MTFSSKLRLSAVAVSVLAVSVAGFALVPHAATKDAFTADQKAALNDIIHDYLMENPQVIMEAVAKHQVDQEQAQVDAMKDLIVTKKDALFNDAGKPVAGNPKGSVVIAEFYDYNCGYCKHAFSDMAQILESDKDVKFVMIDFPILSETSHMAAKYALAAGKQGKYFEMHSRLMKLSGQMREEQLQDIGKDLGLDVEQMKKDADSADVAKQIESNIALARELGISGTPGFIINETPVRGYLGLEGMQSIIAEERAKLTKKD, encoded by the coding sequence GTGACATTTTCCTCCAAACTGCGCCTCTCTGCCGTTGCTGTTTCCGTTCTGGCCGTATCGGTCGCGGGCTTTGCCCTCGTGCCGCACGCCGCGACAAAGGACGCCTTCACCGCCGATCAAAAGGCGGCGTTGAATGACATTATTCATGACTACCTGATGGAAAACCCGCAGGTGATTATGGAAGCTGTAGCCAAGCATCAAGTCGATCAGGAACAGGCGCAGGTCGATGCGATGAAAGACCTGATCGTGACGAAGAAAGACGCGTTGTTTAACGATGCGGGCAAACCGGTTGCGGGCAACCCAAAGGGCAGTGTCGTGATCGCCGAATTTTATGATTACAATTGCGGGTACTGCAAACACGCCTTTAGCGACATGGCGCAGATTCTGGAATCGGACAAGGATGTGAAATTCGTCATGATCGATTTCCCGATCCTGTCCGAAACATCCCACATGGCCGCCAAATATGCCTTGGCCGCCGGGAAGCAGGGCAAGTATTTTGAAATGCATTCCCGTCTGATGAAGCTGAGCGGTCAGATGCGCGAAGAGCAACTGCAGGACATTGGCAAGGATCTGGGCCTGGATGTGGAGCAGATGAAAAAAGATGCGGACAGCGCCGATGTGGCCAAGCAGATCGAATCCAACATTGCCCTGGCCCGTGAACTGGGGATCAGCGGCACGCCGGGCTTTATCATCAATGAAACGCCGGTGCGTGGTTATCTGGGGCTGGAAGGCATGCAGTCGATCATCGCCGAAGAGCGTGCCAAGCTGACGAAGAAAGACTAA